The nucleotide sequence TCCGAAGGCGCCCATTGAAAGAAACCCTGTGATTCCTTATCGCTATCACATGATGGGCTCCTCCAgccagaggagggaggaggaggagcagcagcagcagcagctccagggAGCCAGAAAAGAACGTTGGTTTCTCATCCCCATCAGCGCCTGGAGCGCGCGCATACGCAAAGCGAGCACATTCACACGCACACGcgtgtgtgtcacacacacacgtatCTCGGGGGGGGGCAGCCCTTCCTCTTCCCCCGCCCACATAATGACTTCCCGAAAGCAGAGGAAATCAGTTCCGGAAAAACAAGGCGAGCGGCTCGACCGGGTTGGCGGAGACTCCCGAGGAACcgcggaggcaggcaggcaggcaggcaggcagacggcCGGGAGAAGGAAGGCCGTCGTGCGGAGAGAGCCGTCCTCCGAGGCGGGGAAGGCTGAGCCGCGGGGCGGGGAAGGCGAGGGGCTATAGGAATGCGgaactgccagccagccagccagccctccGCTCGCTCGCTCCACGCTGAAGCCGCCTGCCTGCCCGAGTTCGACGGGGCGCCCTTCCCGTCCGAGCTGAGGGGAGGGCGGCTGCTCTGCGACAGGGCGGCGCCCACCTGAGCCCCGCCACGCACGCCGAGCGGCTGCAGCGAGCGAGCCAGCGAGGAAGAGACGCCCTTCGGCGCGCGCGCCCCCAGCCCGGGGACTCCCGGCGCTCCTTACCCGCCTCTGGTGTGGCCTGTCGGCGCGTCCCCGCGGGGCGAAGAGGGCAGCCTGCCTTGCCCCGCTCCCGGACTTGGTCGCCCTGCCCGCTCAGCTGACCTGCGGGAGGCGGCCCCGCCCCGGGAGCCCCGCCCCGTTGCTGCAGCAGACGGAGCTGCTCCCGGGAAGGGGCGGGCCGAGGCCACAGGCTCCGCCCCTTTTCGCTTTATGAAATGTGCAGCCTGAGTTTTCTGTGTGGAACATCtaggggttttgttgtttttaaattaacaCCCAGCAACTATATGGAGATTCTGGTGTTTAGCTCCGTGTCTTCTTGTAATTTACGTCTTGGAAAAGACTTACCTTTTTGCCCTGGTCCCGTAAGAGTGGACCCTGTTTGATGTGCTGGAATCCCCTGGGGTTCTGTTTTACTTGCTTTTAcatgtttttatactgctgtCTGATCGGTTTCGGGCTGCATTTTTGTTTCGATTGTGTGTTTTTCTGTGTTGCACACAAcacagagattttttaaaatagaagttTATAAACGCTTTTAAATAAGTAAACTGATCTGTCTGCTTGTTTGCTTTTGCATCAGCCTGCACTGCATCTAAGCATGTAAAACAGCAACTGTCACTAAATTCCCTGGcagaaaggcgggggggggggcgtgcccACAGTTTCTGCTATACACCTTGACTTCTTGTGCTGTGGCCCGTTTAATGTGGAATTTTTACCATTAGAAAAGAGGAATGCTCTTGACACCCATTCTTTCAGATGCACtcatacaataaaaaataaaataaaatacccaaCGCTTTTCAGAATTACTTTTTTAATTATTGTCGACTGCTCATCTTGTATGATTAAACTGCCACTTTAACTGTATTATTTTTAGTGTATGATTGATATTCTACATTTGATTTTCTGTATGCAGTTTTCTGTGTGGAATTTTGTATTTTAAGCTTCCTGGGGTGGGGGCCTGCCGTCTGGTAGTCTGTGAAGTGCCATGCATACACTGTGGAGCCGAATATATACTATAATAAATATTCAACAAATAGCAGCATGTGCACTGATGGTGCACACTGAGGGCAGTGCCAAGTAATACATATAATAAGAAGGTAAGGGTGTTGTCATCCTGCAGTTTGCTTGACCACCACATGTGGTGATGTGAGCGACAGTATCACAACAGACTTCTGAGAGCAGCGTTGCCATTGCTGCTGCACTGAACCATAAGAAGAATGGAAGTAGAGAAGGGAGATGTAGGCAGGTGTATAGTGTACCTTTGAATCACCTTATTATGGTGCAAGTTGGGATTAACATAAAttgttgcatatatatatatatatatatatatatatatacacacacacatacacatatactgtatttttcgccccataggacgcactgccctataggacgcacctaggttttttgggggggaaataaagaaaaaaaaattattttccccccaggcacggggctggcacGGGGGAAgcttgagcttcccccgaccccagcctccagaacagtctgctatccacaagcctagggagccgtgcaggtctccccaggcttgcagacaGCTGTGCAAAGCCCGGGCATGCTCTTCAGCGCGCccgaggcttcggaatgcaggcagctctgcgcgacccTCCGGAGCCTGGCGTGGCTTGGCGCCGGGCTCcagagggttgcgcagagcttcctgaagcctgtattcaccccataggacgcacccacatttccccttcatttttggagggggaaaagtgcatcctatagggcgaaaaatacagcatatatatatatatatatatatatatatatatatatatatatatatatatataaattttatatgtTTATTTACTGTTATTTTTTGCTCACTGTTCACCGCAATGGCCCTGGGCATGTTACAACCATAtaatcataggtaaaggtaaagggacccctgaccattaggtccagtcgtgactgactctggggttgcagcgctcatctcgctctgtaggccgatggatccggtgtttgtccgcagacagcttctgggtcatgtggccagcatgactaagccacttctggcgaaccagagcagcacatggaaacgcggTTTAtcttctcgccagagtggtacctatttatctacttgcactttgacgtactttcgaactgctaggttggcaggagcagggaccgagcaacgggagctcaccccgtcgcagggattcgaaccgccaaccttctgatcagcaagtcctaggctctgtggtttaacccacagcgccacccgcgtccctcatataATCATACATCTATGCTAATCAGCATATTAATATCATTTCTCAGCAATTTGCTGAAGAGCACAATTCTTATTTCTACTTGCTTTATATCATTTCAGTGGCAAGATGAATACTGTACCCTTCTAGTTAATTTCACAGTTATATGTAATCAATATTTCAGTAGTTTATTTAGAAGGGCAATTTTAATAACATTTCCTACTAAGTATGAGGAAAGCCTGAGAAACAAGGATGTACCAATTATTTTGAAATATGGAGGTGGCCGTTTGAAGCAAGAGAGTCTAGTAAGGATCCTGGCATTTCATTTAGCCACTAAATTTATCATAGAGCTCACAGTATAAATGGGGTTCTTGGTGTTCCCCCATCCAAACCCTGAGCAGACCTAGTCTTAGCCTAGTCTTCAGCAAGTTGCATCATGTGAACGCAGACCATACCCTGGGATCGACAGTAAGGCTTGGAAGAAATAGAGCCCCACTCCCAGATGAACGAGAGGTGTAGTTGGAGTctcaatcctaaaaaaacaaaaaaacaaaaagtgtcCAAGGTATAATATAATAGTTACCTTGCTTTGTGATAAATATTAGCTACATGCTTGTGGTTTTCTGGAGGTATGTCCAACATTGCCATACTCTTTTGCTGAATACCGACAGCCTCACTGACTTCTGCCACCAACCACGTAACAGGGATAAATGACAGATTTAGATAAATCCCAAGCCACACAAGTGCCCTGGGGGAAAACAAAGAgacatcccattttttcctgtgagagcatggcagccattttgggtgccatgatctcTCGCAATTTCCAGTCAAGATCTCGCCCCTCAAAAAGCACCTTTGGGGGGGCATGATCTTGTGCAGGGCCcccaaacacacattttggggcacTGTGAGAGCACAGCCACCCCAAAAGTGCTTCTTTTGGGCTGTGTGATCTTGCATAGACCAAGTGATTCATGCAAGAGCCTGGATGGGAAAATGTGTGTCCCAGTTTTGggactcaacatgttggagggcatggccTCAGGGCCTGTCTGAGGCGAAACAGGGCCTCTGCTAGATGGGCATAAAGAAGCAGGGACCCCTGAAGCACCCTGTGGTACATTGGGAATCCAGACATCACAATACCTGAGTTTGCCATAATAACATTTTGATGATGGAGGAAGGCGGAGCAAATAAAAGAGTGGGGATCAGGTACAGATGAAGTGGTCCATTATGACTGATGGGTCTAGCTTGTAATCAAGAGAGGATGATTTAAGCAGTGTTCTCCAATCCCAGTGCTTTGGGATAGGGGCTAGCATTGCAAGAGCAAAACTGAATGCCTCTAAGGAAGATGCCAGGGTGGAGAGGATCCTTCACAAGTTTAGCTTGTAACGAGAGGAAATGAGTTTTACCCAGAAAGCAAATTCTTTTTAGGATCCCGCCAGGTGTCCTTTTTAGTGATTATTTCTGCTCATGACGCTATCAGGACAATCATACGTAATCctactttcaatactgtttgcacctgcagaCGTTTTAGGGCAGTCACACtgattcatttccaatcagtgcaaaTTCCATAACTTCCTGCTTAAAGCAGTATttcttttataccacaaatgatTGGGTGCTCCTCACTTCGCCTCCCACTTCTACTGCTCTTCTGGACAGGAAGACTGTGAAAGCCTTGGGGGAGCACTGCGGAATAaagtaaagcaaaataaatctaTTAATGTATCAAGAACACATTTCAGAATACACCTGCAAAAAAATACCAGTCCAGAGGGGCTCAGTGTTTTTATCACTCCAAAATCAACTTTAAAGTGACCTATCACAAAACCCTCTGGACCTGTTTTTCTGCAATTTGGTAGGTTTACCGCCTTTTCATACCAATTGCCCATAAAATGCtaagtaataaaaaataataataacagcacttAATATTTTAACATCTCTAACCAGTGTTCAACTAGTAAAACAGCAGTATGAAAGCATATACAACAAATAAAGACAAGAATTCAGGGAATTCAAATGAATTAAAAACAGGACCCAATtttatgggtcagggaaagcctggacAAAAAGGTATctctttacaagacatctgaagcaactgATGGTTTCTGCTTCACATATGGCAGATGAAAGTGCATTTCATAGCACAGGGGCATTAGCAGGAAATGCCTGCTTTGAGGTCACCACTGTATGGTATTCTGAAGGTTGCAGTACCATGAATAGAATTTCCCCAGATGATCTAAGTGAGTCTATACAGGGGCAGTTGGCATGTAAAGTAACTGGGAACTGCAGCAGCGCCTAGACAGCAATAGAGTTACCACATTGCAGGTGGTATAAAAGCACATATCATGTGCAACTTCTGAATCAGCCACATGTGGGAGCCAAATATCATGGATCTAAACATAGTATAAGGCTCCTTTCAGAGCTAGGTATATAAGCATCTGGTCACATATTCTATTTGTTTTCAACTTCAGTGCACATATTATGTCTTTTAGTTTGTGGGTTTATTCTTTTACCGGTAGGTTAAACATTTGCAAAGTGAGTTGCACAGGGATGAAGCAACAGATAGGACTTTTTCTTTTGTATAGTAGGCTACACTCCAGCCACACAAAGATCAGAGATTTCtatatgcagacacacacacacacacacacacacacacacacagacctctTCAGCCTGGCAAGGAAGAGGAACCACAGTTCAAGGATACAGTCTAGTTGGaccaaaaataaaaccacacaaaatGGCACGTTGTAGGGCTTCTGAGGGCCCTGGCTGAGGACTCCCAAGAGccaagcatatttatttatttataaaaatatttatacaccactataaaattaaaatatatgataaaaacacataaagaagTTTAAAATCAGAGGTTATAAACCAAcatggaaagatgtattcttatttctttttttaaagtaaattttatttataatgttCATCACTACAATTTCTCCACATTAAAAGTAACAATGCATTAAACCTTGACTTCCCTTCCCGCCTttcatggtttcctccaaaacTCTATTACTACTGCATATTCTAGTCAATCCATATCCCCTCTATCTCACTTCATCTCAACATAACTTATACTGCTGAATTTACTTTTAAATCTGCTAACGTTTTAACCTGTTGGGAAgatataatcagtgcttttttctgggggaatgtAGGgtacctaaacattttgtgaatctaacaggagaagaaactaaattttttattaaaaaaaaattcttctatagcacggtgaatcgtcagtgtgtgaagcagtgtggaatgtgtggaggtaatgcatgttctttgtacttttgtccatttactctatttattttccccgatttgaactataaaatggtgattttgttGAGtcagaatgagagtacccctaaacatttttttttagaaaaatagcactggatataacattttaaaaatcctaacCGATCACTTAAAAATCCTAACCAACCACCCATTCAACCACCTACTATAACCTCCATTTGGAGGTCaatgacgtccgggggtccggcacacttcctctgcgCGGCTTTGGTCTcccccccctgggacctttgactcagcagagtaaacacagcggaacagaagcttgaacgttcttcgtgtgatggcaataattcaggctgaaacgcagcagtctccttatcttaaagtctttattccttagcaaaacacaacagcaataaatctcctggcgacagttcgcccatcGCTGCTCTCTgctcggagcaaacacgcacactgaaagaacacagtaaaccactcccttcagtgttctaaacccgccctcagaatgtgaggtgtcactcagaactcttaaccctgtaagttctgagcctctcctaacaccccctctcgaatcatgttctgagaggacttctgagtgttcaacaccttccccattgccttccgccccttcctggcatcgttgttaggcacctgttgaacctcacaaaccttaggttcgcactgtgcgaaaccaacccacgcatttgtgacctgaaacctctcaggtggaattccctttgtagcccgtgatgaccgcctgggcacaaactggggtgctccttttgacccactggggccagcatgtgcgtcttcctcatcagaagactccccctctgacttgacacgtttgtgagctttctccattatgcgcacaggagatgagggctcactcttggacactcccttaacaacctgtggagacgccctactctgttcagggacctggtctccaccagtaggttcaggctctggctctccttcctcctcagagtcagacagacaatctgagtgaacgtcagagcgcgctttgcgccttgcccaaccatcctgctcaaagaactcagcctgtttactgaccagaagcttggtctgatcaccttctgggtatgcgaatctccacccttttgtcgcaggctcatatccacagaagatcatttcctggtaccttggaccaccctcctgctgcagaaactttggtacaggcaccatggctctgctaccaaaagtgcgaaagaaatgcacaagcggcttctgccgatgaagcaggaaatacggggtgtcacctaccactgcattgtagcacctgttcatcgtgaaattggctgtctttaccgcctccccccaaaaactttgaggcaaaccagagtcatccagtagaatctcggatgctcgaaccagagctttactcctaagctctgccacgccactgtcctgaggagaagtcaccttgtgacgtatccccctctggcgaaagaaaccctttagagcagacccagtgacctctgaacctcggtcacatttgaacccctgcaccttggtggagaaccttagttccacctctgcaacccaatctttgatcagttgtgttgcctcatccttcgttctcagcgtgaacgcccatgcgttccgcgtataatcatctgtcagcaccatcagccacttggccttgcccagacttggctgtggcataccaaaaaggtctgcatgcacaagctcaaaaggctttgtggttactctctccaccctgggatcattaaatcccttgtttctggcttttctgcaagctttgcaattcaaaggttgaccacattcctTTAccctgcaacctttggtgcactctgataacatctgaacgtcctcacaggacccatgtgacattctcttgtgccacacgcaagcacacgacacatgagtgtgatcagtggctttcccagtattcccctcaccctccagaggtgtttccagaacaaagaggttgttctgatcttttgcaacacttatgagctccttcccatctctggaaattgtgcaaacatttttttcaaaactcactgaatatccctcctgtaaaaggcacggtacagacaacaggcaatgttttatctcagggagaacatagaccttcagttcagcctgtaagaaagagacaaacatgttagaaacatgggttacacgtccctgtgaacctgtagcaaatttaactgttttcccagttgaaacagccttgcagttccacatttgtccatcaggtggcgctgtgaccaaatgggcattcgcagccgagtcaacaacccaacgtaggactctcccccctccggagttgtccttctttgttgccttagcaactgacttcctgctgcccccgaccttggggctctcgttgcaggtgttctccaaaacagccatcgaagcagtcagctgataagccttcccacgcctgccttccctgcaggcccagttgccatggaaacccggctggttcccatgggaagcgaccttggacacatcctgccctgtctcccttgctctctgtgggcagctgcgacgcagatggtcagccgaagcacaaacaaaacatcgcctagtggaaaactttgcaaacttgcctttggtcttctctgcccccccaacctttccagcagcactgcttgcagcttttctgccgttgggaaaatggcctttggcttctgctgtggtttctctgcaaaccccctccagctcctgccaaacagcctgggcactctcaagacccttggaatggcctgcacccccattctctggtgcaaagttcttctcttctctcagctgctctctaGGACGCAGCTCAtctgtaggggcattccggcagccctccaacacagtcccagccccctctgggccttctgggcgtccctcagcccctcctgggcttggtgcctcctttgagtagctctcagcccctcctgggcttggtgcatcctcagagcaattctcagccccctctggcctggctcccactgctttcttcggtgcctgccttctcccggcccagggcttgctcccgtccaccttatcgaAAGGGATTGACAACTTCTGGCtggctgccatctctcccccggggctcaGCCTACTTACAGGTAGCAGCAgcgcctcccggtccggcagatcccagctcctcccagtgaactcctggctggcaccagcttctcctcagctggcctttagctgctcctcagcctctttgcctgcaatCATCTCACctcacgaacgttgcttatctttattgctgatctcccataacctttggaggtcaatgacgtccgggggtccggcacacttcctctgcgCGGCTTTGGTCtccccccccgggacctttgactcagcagagtaaacacagcggaacagaagcttgaacgttcttcgtgtgatggcaataattcaggctgaaacgcagcagtctccttatcttaaagtctttattccttagcaaaacacaacagcaataaatctcctggcgacagttcgcccatcGCTGCTCTCTgctcggagcaaacacgcacactgaaagaacacagtaaaccactcccttcagtgttctaaacccgccctcagaatgtgaggcgtcactcagaactcttaaccctgtaagttctgagcctctcctaacatgcCTTCAAAAACAAGCAGCATGCAGAGCAGGGAAGGCGGAGGAGAAAAAGAGATGAGGGAGCAGAAGAAGGGGAAAGAACAACCCAAGATAGAGAAGGGAGTGGGAAGGAAAGTaagaagtaagtaagtaagtaaacaaaCCTCAAATCccaaacctattattattattattattattattattattattattattaccccacatatctggctgggtttccccagtcactcaggggggctccaacagaatattaaaatacaataacctattaaacattaaaagtttccctaaacggggctgccttcagatgtcttctaaaagttgtgtacgtagttctttatttccttgacatctgatgggagggcgtaccacagggcgggcgccaccaccaagaaggccctctgcctggttccctgtaacttcgcttctcactgtgagggaactgccagaaggccttcggcgctggacctcaatgtttGGGCAGAACtatggggttggagatgctccttcaggtatcctgagcagaggctgtttagggctttaaaggccagcgccaacattttgaattgttctCAGAAACATACTACTGAAAACTTGAGTGCAACCCCAGCACCCGTTATGGTCTATGGGCCACGTGTTTCAAAGTGTCCACAGCTGGTTTccattctcccctccccaaggTCAGTCAAGGTAAGGCAAGTGCCCAGGAGAGCAGGGCTGCCAGGAGATAGGTGGGCAGATTTGGCTGCTGCTATAATTATATCTGAAGCTGAAAATATGCTTCTGCTATTTAAATATTTCTTCAGGTCAGAAGGTCAGAGGACAATCTATTTCCACAAAGAGAGTCACATTTGCTCAATATATGCAAACAGAAGAGCaatcaaataaaaatggaaataatcGTTCTTATGAAATAAGTTGTGATAATTATTGAGAGGCTTTGTGGATAAAATCACAGATGTCATCATTCACAGAAGAAACTGCTGATGCATCCTGCTGGAGCAAAACCCACcaaaagagaggaggggagggaaagagaagataGAAAGCGCTGTTGCAAGAAATATTCTCAGCCGGGCAAAGAATTTTAGTCCATTAATCAtcttgattgattgatcgattgaGCATTAAATATATTTGCATATTTCCCAAATATTGTCAACAACTTGAGAAATATTGACAAATATTGACAAATGTGTGAGGTgacttaaaaagaaagcaaactttTACAATTGAAATCagtttaatattttattcatCATCCTTTGTTACAATAATGCACCAATATCGTTTCAAAAAGCAAACTGAATAAAACGTACCCTGAAAGTAGGCTCCTACTGAATGATCAACCAAAAATCAAGGTGTTTACTGTACTGATTAAATCCATTTGGGCTTTCAGTCCTATTTCGGCTTTTGTACTTTTAACTGCTACCATGTTTGGATAACTTTCTCTTTTCATTTGGTAGCACTTCAATCCATTACTAAAATGAATTACTCGTATggtaatacatacatacatacatacatacatactgtattaataaagcaataaatgagTCCCTCTCCTCGCCATATCTTTCGCTTACAGGGTTTCGTTTAATTCCACATTTTTCTCACTCTATGGCCACCATACGTTTACAACACTCTTATACCAATTTAgcagtcatggagaatcctgggggctgtagtttgttaagggtgctgggaactgtagttctgtggggTCAACAAGCTTTGCAAACTAAAGTTTGCAGAatccttttggggaagccatgatgttTAAAGCAGCATAAGAgttgtttaaatgtatggtgtggttgtGACCAAAATTACTTCAGCCATGGGCATTGATCCATGGGATGGTCCAGGAGATCTGAATCCCAAGCCTTTTGTGCTAGGCCCCAGATCTCCTGACTCCTCCATCTTTGGGTGGTATCCAGCCATGTAGTAAGTTAGCACCTCTGGGTTATTCTTCCTGGTACAAGTCCACAGTAGACGTTCTTGTATAGAAGATCTGACGGGATAAAACAAGCTTTACAGCTTTCCTGAACCAGTGGTAGGAAAACACATAAATCAAAGGGTTGCAGGCTGAATTAAAGTAAGCAAACCAAATGAGAACATCAAACACAACAGGTGGGGTAATGAAATCAAGAAGGCTGTCTACCATCGTGTCCACGGTAAATGGCAACCAGCATAAGAGGTAGATGCCAACAGCGATTCCCAGTGTTTTCGCTGCCTTCATTTCTCGCCTTGTCGCTCCTGACCGACGCATGGACCCGGCTCTCTGATTGACACTGTTTATCTGCTTGGCTTGCCTGGTCGCCACGATAAATATCTTGACATACAGCCCTACCATGATGaggcaggggaagaagaagagcggGAAGTTTATCCAGCCCCAGAGTTTGTTGAACAGCAGCTGGCAGCTCCCAACGCAAGGCATGTCCTGCAAGAACTGGCCTAAACTTTCCTCAACTCTTTTGCTATAGAGGAAGATGGACGTGTAAAGCACAGGAACTCCCCACCCGACCACGACATAGACGCCAGCGACCCTGACGGTGAACTTGGTGGTGTAGCGCAGAGGGTCGCAGATGGCACAGTGGCGGTCGATGGAGATAAAGCAGAGGTGGAAAATGGAGGCCAAGCAGAAGACAGTGTCCAGGAAGGTGTGGAAACGGCAGAAGGCATCCCCGAAGTACCAGCAGCTCTCCACCGAGCGGATCGTGCTGAAGGGAAGGACTGTTAAGCCTAGCAGGAGGTCTGCCAGCGCCAGGGAGAGCAGCAAGAAATTGGTGGGGGTGTGAAGGATTTTGAAGTGGAAGATGGAAATAATCACCAGCAGGTTCCCCAGGACTGTAAGTAGCATGCCCAGGGCACAGACCACGTAGATGGTTAGCTGGACCCCAAAGGGATGTAGGGTTCGGTAGCAGGAGCCATTAATCTTAAAGCAAAGCGGGGCTGGGGCAGCTTCCACAACAGAGCTCATTCTTCTCTACCACGTCTTTCTGCCCCTCTCAGCTGTTTTGGCTCTGGCAATCTTTCTTCTGTATCTGGGGGAGGGTGGGCGTAAATACTTAGCTACTAATTTTATTATATGACCGAGTTCATTAATTTATGAATCACCTCCCACGCGagtctcaaggtgatttacaaa is from Podarcis raffonei isolate rPodRaf1 chromosome 3, rPodRaf1.pri, whole genome shotgun sequence and encodes:
- the LOC128411629 gene encoding trace amine-associated receptor 5-like, yielding MSSVVEAAPAPLCFKINGSCYRTLHPFGVQLTIYVVCALGMLLTVLGNLLVIISIFHFKILHTPTNFLLLSLALADLLLGLTVLPFSTIRSVESCWYFGDAFCRFHTFLDTVFCLASIFHLCFISIDRHCAICDPLRYTTKFTVRVAGVYVVVGWGVPVLYTSIFLYSKRVEESLGQFLQDMPCVGSCQLLFNKLWGWINFPLFFFPCLIMVGLYVKIFIVATRQAKQINSVNQRAGSMRRSGATRREMKAAKTLGIAVGIYLLCWLPFTVDTMVDSLLDFITPPVVFDVLIWFAYFNSACNPLIYVFSYHWFRKAVKLVLSRQIFYTRTSTVDLYQEE